The Castanea sativa cultivar Marrone di Chiusa Pesio chromosome 11, ASM4071231v1 genome contains a region encoding:
- the LOC142615824 gene encoding BTB/POZ domain-containing protein POB1-like → MRNLDTGTDLFDPRTGMESEFTRGGVSASTDADFAFAFNDSNFSDRQLRIEIMGDPLENRSDNDGCTSICNSIADWARHRKRRREDIKKDTVVDLTSCAEEQILNGNQPDMDDCVGCENPDEEAVAMIEESPSGDEAANSNDSNWSMDCSTVVRVKTLHISSPILAAKSPFFYKLFSNGMRESEQRHVTLRINASEEAALMELLNFMYSNTVSVTTAPALLDVLMAADKFEVASCMRYCSRLLRTMPMTPESALLYLELPSSVLMADAVQPLTDAAKQYLASRYKDITKFQEEVMALPLAGVEAILASDDLQVPSEDAVYDFVLKWARAQYSKLEERREVLGARLARFIRFPYMTCRKLKKVLTCNDFDHEIASKLVLEALFFKAEAPHRQRVLAAEESATLNRRFVERAYKYRPVKVVEFELPRQQCVVYLDLKREECANLFPSGRVYSQAFHLGGQGFFLSAHCNMDQQSSFHCFGLFLGMQEKGSVTFAVDYEFAARSKPTEEFVSKYKGNYTFTGGKAVGYRNLFAIPWTSFMADDSLYFINGVLHLRAELTIRH, encoded by the exons TATGGGCGACCCGCTCGAGAACCGGTCCGATAACGACGGTTGTACAAGTATCTGTAACAGTATCGCCGATTGGGCTCGCCATCGGAAGCGGAGGCGTGAGGATATCAAGAAAGATACtg TTGTGGATCTCACTTCGTGTGCTGAGGAGCAAATTTTGAACGGTAACCAGCCTGATATGGACGATTGTGTGGGCTGTGAAAATCCTGATGAGGAAGCAGTTGCAATGATTGAAGAATCACCTTCAG GTGATGAAGCTGCAAATAGCAATGATTCAAACTGGAGCATGGATTGTTCTACAGTTGTGAGAGTTAAAACATTGCATATCAGCTCTCCTATTTTGGCAGCCAAAAGTCCATTCTTCTATAAG CTATTCTCAAATGGGATGAGGGAGTCAGAGCAGCGACATGTAACCCTACGCATCAATGCCTCtg AGGAAGCTGCTCTCATGGAGCTCCTGAATTTTATGTACAGTAATACTGTGTCTGTTACTACTGCTCCTGCTTTGCTGGATGTTCTGATGGCTGCTGACAAGTTTGAGGTTGCTTCATGCATGAGGTACTGTAGCCGACTGTTGCGCACTATGCCCATGACGCCTGAGTCTGCTTTGCTCTATCTGGAGCTTCCTTCAAGTGTCTTAATGGCTGATGCTGTCCAGCCATTGACTGATGCAGCAAAGCAGTACCTTGCTAGTCGCTATAAGGACATCACTAA GTTCCAAGAAGAGGTGATGGCCTTGCCTCTTGCTGGAGTAGAGGCAATATTGGCCAGTGACGATCTCCAGGTGCCATCTGAGGATGCTGTATATGATTTTGTGTTGAAATGGGCTAGGGCTCAGTACTCAAAACTGGAGGAGCGGCGGGAAGTCCTAGGCGCACGCCTTGCACGCTTCATTCGCTTCCCTTACATGACCTGCCGGAAGCTTAAGAAGGTCTTAACCTGTAATGACTTTGATCATGAGATTGCATCCAAACTTGTGCTTGAGGCCCTTTTTTTCAAGGCTGAGGCCCCACACCGGCAACGCGTTTTAGCTGCAGAGGAGTCTGCCACCTTGAATCGTCGCTTTGTGGAGCGGGCCTACAAATATCGCCCTGTTAAGGTGGTAGAATTTGAACTTCCCCGGCAGCAGTGTGTGGTGTACCTGGACCTAAAGCGAGAGGAGTGTGCAAATTTATTCCCCTCTGGACGTGTGTATTCTCAGGCATTTCATTTGGGTGGCCAAGGATTCTTCCTGTCAGCACATTGCAATATGGACCAGCAGAGCTCATTCCACTGTTTTGGGCTGTTTTTGGGGATGCAGGAGAAGGGATCAGTGACTTTTGCAGTGGACTATGAATTTGCAGCAAGATCGAAGCCAACTGAGGAGTTTGTTAGCAAATACAAAGGCAACTACACATTCACTGGAGGCAAGGCAGTTGGCTACCGAAACTTATTTGCTATACCATGGACTTCCTTCATGGCTGACGATAGTCTTTACTTCATAAACGGTGTCCTTCATCTCAGAGCTGAGCTTACCATCAGGCACTGA
- the LOC142615712 gene encoding eukaryotic translation initiation factor 1A, which translates to MPKNKGKGGKNRKRGKNEADDEKRELVFKEDGQEYAQVLRMLGNGRCEAMCIDGSKRLCHIRGKMHKKVWIAAGDIILVGLRDYQDDKADVILKYMPDEARLLKAYGELPETTRLNEGIAGGLDEEDEAAGDDYIEFEDEDIDKI; encoded by the coding sequence atGCCGAAGAACAAGGGAAAGGGAGGAAAGAACAGGAAGAGAGGAAAGAACGAGGCAGATGACGAGAAACGCGAACTGGTGTTCAAGGAAGACGGACAAGAATACGCCCAAGTGCTCCGCATGTTAGGTAACGGTCGATGTGAGGCCATGTGCATCGACGGTTCCAAGCGCCTCTGTCACATCCGAGGAAAGATGCACAAAAAGGTTTGGATCGCTGCTGGGGACATCATCCTCGTTGGTCTCAGGGATTACCAGGACGACAAGGCTGATGTTATCCTCAAGTACATGCCTGATGAGGCTCGCCTCTTGAAAGCCTACGGTGAATTGCCTGAGACCACTCGCCTCAACGAGGGTATTGCTGGTGGCTTGGATGAGGAAGATGAAGCTGCTGGCGATGATTATATTGAGTTTGAGGATGAAGATATTGACAAGATCTga